One Urocitellus parryii isolate mUroPar1 chromosome 14, mUroPar1.hap1, whole genome shotgun sequence DNA segment encodes these proteins:
- the Adamdec1 gene encoding ADAM DEC1, giving the protein MGSGHPLLVVAIMSRLLLSVLWLTVQTQAMVIMQTPGIKLSEVVYPKLLHISHEGGMENNHTKRQGKEEIYAPEVQYQIILNGEEIILHLQKTRHLLGPDYTETYYSSAREEITRHSQTMKHCYYEGHILNEKDSVASISTCDGLRGHFTHRGQRYLIKPGKNTDRGEHAVFTYDQEELDTANHTCGTRTVGRRQGHIRTFRSLKNTEQEDILQAQKVINLFLVLDNAFYKMYQGNLTVMRSFLFDVMNLLNVIYKTLHVRVALVGMEIWSESDKIKVVPNIGQTFKNFMSWHRSNLGKKKIHDHAQLLSGIGFNNGRVGMAASNSLCSASSVAVIEAKRKNSVALVGVMSHELGHVLGMPDLSYTVKCPSGSCVMGQYLSSKFPKDFSSSCLSYFQKYLSSKKPKCIMQAPLPANIITEPVCGNQLLEVGEDCDCGSPKECKDRCCEASTCQLKLGPECGEEAPNPNT; this is encoded by the exons ATGGGTTCAGGCCATCCG CTACTTGTAGTAGCCATCATGTCTCGGCTGCTGCTTTCTGTACTGTGGCTCACGGTTCAAACACAAG ccATGGTCATAATGCAAACTCCTGGAATAAAGCTCTCTGAGGTAGTTTATCCTAAACTACTGCACATTTCACACGAAGGAGGGATGGAAAACAACCACACTAAGAGGCAAGGCAAAGAG gaaatatatgCACCTGAAGTTCAGTATCAGATTATCTTAAATGGTGAAGAAATCATCCTCCACCTGCAAAAAACCAG GCATCTCCTGGGTCCAGACTACACCGAAACATATTACTCATCCGCCAGGGAGGAAATCACCAGACACTCTCAGACCATG AAACACTGTTACTATGAAGGTCACATCCTAAATGAAAAGGATTCTGTTGCCAGCATCAGTACCTGTGATGGGTTGAG AGGACACTTCACACACCGTGGCCAACGATACCTGATAAAACCTGGGAAAAACACAGACCGGGGAGAACATGCTGTTTTTACCTACGACCAGGAAGAACTAGACACAGCGAATCACACTTGTGGCACGAGAACTGTTGGCAGGAGACAAGGCCATATTCGAACTTTCAGATCCCTCAAAAACACAGAG CAAGAAGACATTCTTCAGGCCCAGAAAGTCATCAATCTCTTCTTGGTGCTGGATAACGCCTTT TATAAGATGTACCAGGGGAATCTAACTGTGATGAGAAGCTTTTTGTTCGATGTGATGAACCTCCTCAATGTG ATTTATAAAACTCTCCATGTTCGTGTGGCCTTGGTGGGTATGGAGATCTGGTCAGAGAGTGATAAGATAAAGGTGGTCCCCAACATTGGCCAAACCTTCAAGAACTTCATGAGTTGGCATCGTTCTAACCTGGGCAAGAAGAAGATCCACGACCATGCGCAGCTCCTCAG TGGGATTGGCTTCAATAATGGCCGCGTGGGAATGGCCGCCTCCAATTCCCTGTGCTCGGCATCTTCGGTCGCTGTCATTGAG gctAAAAGGAAGAATAGTGTGGCTCTTGTAGGTGTGATGTCACATGAGTTGGGCCATGTTCTCGGGATGCCTGATCTTTCATACACCGTCAAGTGCCCCTCGGGAAGCTGTGTGATGGGTCAATATCTGAG TTCAAAATTCCCAAAGGATTTCAGTTCATCCTGCctctcatattttcaaaaataccttTCATCTAAAAAACCAAAGTGCATAATGCAAGCACCTCTACCTGCAAATATAATAACAGAACCTGTGTGTGGGAACCAACTTCTGGAGGTGGGAGAAGACTGTGACTGTGGCTCTCCTAAG GAATGCAAGGATCGCTGCTGCGAGGCCAGCACTTGCCAACTGAAACTTGGACCTGAGTGTGGAGAAGAGGCTCCCAACCCTAACACGTGA